The Larus michahellis chromosome 12, bLarMic1.1, whole genome shotgun sequence genome contains a region encoding:
- the TNFRSF6B gene encoding tumor necrosis factor receptor superfamily member 6B — protein MLPCHVPNLRHPSKWMFAPLLLVLAELGCSAQPTYQWKDAVTKKKLTCQQCPPGTFVAQHCTRDRQTVCAPCPDLHYTQYWNYLEKCRYCNVICEEKQVEVQQCNATHNRVCQCQEGYYSDMEFCIKHSECPLGFGVVKLGTPFEDTQCQACPRGFFSSSNSSTKPCQQHQDCEQQGKVTNVQGNQYHDTLCTTCRLGRSNSTQGPALGDDDCEQAMIDFVAYQNIPIRKLKRLQQILERSPRKQALENRAVIQEKFRAFLIHLKEGHYEVTKELLDALRAAKLHSIEEKVRERFLLD, from the exons ATGCTGCCCTGCCACGTGCCAAATTTAAGGCATCCGTCCAAG TGGATGTTTGCCCCTCTCCTCCTTGTCCTGGCTGAGCTCGGCTGCAGCGCCCAACCCACTTACCAATGGAAAGACGCTGTGACAAAGAAGAAGCTCACCTGCCAGCAGTGCCCGCCGGGGACCTTCGTGGCACAGCACTGCACCAGGGACAGACAGACGGTGTGCGCACCCTGCCCGGATTTGCACTACACGCAGTACTGGAACTACCTGGAGAAGTGCCGGTACTGTAACGTCATCTGCGAGGAGAAGCAGGTGGAGGTGCAGCAGTGCAATGCCACCCACAACCGTGTCTGTCAGTGCCAGGAGGGCTACTACTCGGACATGGAGTTCTGCATCAAGCACTCCGAGTGCCCGCTGGGCTTCGGCGTAGTGAAACTGG GTACACCCTTTGAGGACACCCAGTGCCAAGCATGCCCCCGTggcttcttctcttcctccaacTCCAGCACCAAGCCgtgccagcagcaccaggacTGCGAGCAGCAAGGGAAGGTGACCAACGTGCAGGGCAACCAGTACCACGACACCCTCTGCACCACCTGCAGACTGGGGAGAAGCAACAGcacgcagggaccag CTCTAGGAGACGACGACTGTGAGCAAGCCATGATAGACTTCGTGGCGTACCAGAACATCCCCATCAGAAAGCTGAAGCGCCTGCAGCAAATTCTGGAGCGCTCGCCTAGGAAGCAGGCGCTGGAGAACAGGGCGGTCATCCAGGAGAAGTTCAGGGCCTTCCTCATCCACCTCAAAGAGGGGCACTACGAGGTCACCAAGGAGCTGCTGGACGCGCTGCGAGCTGCCAAGCTGCACTCCATCGAGGAGAAGGTCCGCGAGCGCTTCCTCCTGGACTGA